A region from the Tachysurus vachellii isolate PV-2020 chromosome 25, HZAU_Pvac_v1, whole genome shotgun sequence genome encodes:
- the LOC132840233 gene encoding uncharacterized protein LOC132840233, with amino-acid sequence MASHPHSGPDLRPGHGQSVKDLLLGSQQLLVASLYNLAPLLDCVLAAGLLSLDNYHEVKAEKTPKNRARKLLEIVQGQMDENGALCFLECLRECKQHYPRLRSWLAAETEIQRGPTERKLQAQFSCLCSRLGFSVLPVSLALFSNSVLTQFDLERIQAAPTPTEQSHVLLTICLTKGEMACKSFYTALYSEDPQLSEDINIKESYAVSSLLKDLSLNSKEVSSIGVAVEETRDTAAGHLPYSEVLQQVRAQLGVAVGDEARLNVCKLGVAVGLPRHIVKECLLEGVSLEDSAQLEALVALFMEKTQDAERLLSRVAELEFGSVQLSERGCLSLKLLQEADALLRRGSHSHNHTWDYQLDQGHLDGADCDDCTLWTIFRYLVWDCLVEAVEEPKLKASGGLATMLQQLHGCALVDLALLQELEQCWSEGGAENLLQSIRVLAQILRDLHSLHTGINLSSPVEGLYSCWSRLHRVTSFQGVSARAIRKVLNSVVPASTQQDSTPRARHYREVCVYVARLLDTMQAERSIRDFANSSIAQITQHIRLVLSGPAFNSQTFDAGIWNRLMCLTEFNPAQLGLGLLMQLHQETLSDLKHYLQPGECHSSHFVLESVRMFGSPRLISVNSTRGPVTIDDGVEVDLYFKISKPASFMVRLHCRGYEKSKGHFEVHKPSCVHISQLREEGTRAINCLGSEVLAQENDEMWIRESGSGWWEELQCIARRYSVQLQEQGCCFMIITSESECLVKFIYRRGRLWATAQRGCEVI; translated from the exons ATGGCGTCCCACCCTCATTCGGGCCCTGATTTAA GACCAGGACACGGGCAGTCGGTGAAGGATCTGCTGTTGGGATCTCAGCAGCTCCTGGTGGCGTCTCTGTATAACTTGGCGCCGCTGTTAGACTGCGTCCTGGCTGCAGGTTTGCTCTCTCTGGATAACTACCATGAGGTGAAGGCGGAAAAGACGCCCAAGAATAGAGCTCGCAAGCTGCTGGAGATTGTTCAGGGTCAGATGGATGAGAACGGAGCCTTATGCTTCTTAGAGTGTCTGCGGGAATGTAAGCAGCATTATCCGCGACTGCGCAGCTGGCTGGCTGCTGAAACAG AGATCCAGCGTGGACCCACAG AGCGGAAGCTGCAGGCTCAGTTCTCATGCCTGTGTAGCCGCCTGGGCTTCTCTGTGCTGCCCGTGTCTCTGGCTCTGTTCTCCAACAGCGTCCTCACACAGTTCGATCTGGAGCGGATCCAGGCGGCACCAACCCCTACTGAGCAGAGCCACGTCCTGTTGACCATCTGCCTTACTAAAGGAGAGATGGCCTGCAAGAGCTTTTACACGGCGCTGTACAGCGAAGACCCACAGCTCAGTGAGGACATAAACATTAAGGAGTCGTATGCAG tCAGTAGTTTGTTAAAGGATTTGTCGCTGAACAGCAAAGAGGTCAGCAGCATCGGTGTGGCAGTAGAGGAAACACGGGATACTGCAGCAGGACACCTGCCTTACTCAG AAGTGCTGCAGCAGGTGAGAGCTCAGCTAGGTGTGGCTGTGGGAGATGAGGCCAGGCTGAACGTGTGTAAGCTGGGGGTCGCAGTGGGTCTGCCACGTCATATAGTCAAAGAGTGTCTTCTAGAGGGGGTGAGCTTAGAGGACTCGGCCCAGCTGGAGGCTCTGGTGGCTCTGTTCATGGAAAAGACTCAGGATGCAGAGCGGCTCCTCAGTAGAGTCGCAGAACTCGAGTTTGGAA GCGTGCAGCTCTCTGAGCGAGGCTGTTTGTCTCTGAAGCTCCTGCAGGAAGCTGATGCTCTCCTCCGACGTGGGAGCCACAGTCACAACCACACCTGGGATTATCAGCTTGATCAGGGTCACCTGGATGGTGCAGACTGTGATGATTGCACATTGTGGACTATCTTCCGCTACTTGGTATGGGACTGCCTGGTCGAAGCTGTGGAAGAACCCAAGCTGAAGGCCAGCGGTGGCCTGGCTACGATGCTGCAGCAGCTGCACGGCTgcgctctagtggacttggcgCTCCTGCAGGAGCTGGAGCAGTGCTGGAGTGAAGGAGGAGCTGAAAACCTGCTCCAAAGCATCAGGGTTCTGGCACAGATTCTGAGGGACCtgcactcactacacactggcATCAATCTCTCGAGCCCTGTGGAGGGCTTGTATTCCTGCTGGAGTCGGCTTCACAGGGTCACGTCTTTTCAGGGTGTGTCGGCCCGGGCCATTCGGAAAGTTCTGAACAGTGTGGTGCCTGCCTCAACGCAGCAGGACTCAACTCCTCGGGCTCGACATtacagagaggtgtgtgtttatgtagcacGACTGTTGGATACGATGCAAGCGGAAAGGAGCATTAGAGATTTTGCAAATTCCTCCATTGCTCAAATCACCCAGCACATCCGTCTCGTGCTCTCCGGACCTGCTTTTAACTCGCAGACCTTCGATGCGGGAATTTGGAACCGCTTGATGTGTCTGACTGAGTTCAATCCTGCACAGCTGGGCCTGGGCcttctcatgcagctgcatcaGGAGACCCTGTCTGACCTGAAGCACTACCTCCAGCCAGGTGAGTGCCACAGTTCCCACTTCGTCCTGGAGTCCGTTCGCATGTTTGGGTCACCGCGGCTGATCTCCGTGAACAGCACCCGGGGGCCTGTGACCATCGATGATGGCGTAGAGGTggatttgtattttaaaatatccaAGCCAGCTTCCTTTATGGTGCGCCTGCACTGCCGTGGTTATGAGAAAAGCAAAGGGCACTTTGAAGTACACAAACCTTCTTGTGTGCACATTTCCCAGCTCCGTGAAGAAGGAACGCGGGCAATAAATTGCTTAGGCAGTGAAGTTTTAGCACAGGAGAATGATGAAATGTGGATTAGAGAAAGTGGGAGTGGATGGTGGGAGGAACTGCAGTGTATAGCGCGGAGATATTCTGTGCAGCTCCAGGAACAAGGCTGCTGTTTTATGATCATCACCTCAGAGTCAGAGTGTCTAGTGAAGTTTATCTACAGACGCGGGAGGCTGTGGGCCACAGCGCAGAGAGGATGCGAGGTGATATGA
- the LOC132839920 gene encoding cilia- and flagella-associated protein 44 — MADAFTSPDSNIPKNLLQLSHSLGYDCKRRGNLQLLDKDTLAFVAGNMLVLLNMTTKQQRYIPSCSGGGIGAIKPHPSRRYFAMAEKGNQPDIIIYAYPSLQPHRKLRGGTGKAYSCVNFNRDGTLLASVGGAPDYMLTVWDWNQEQVVLHGKAFSQDIYRVTFSPDNPDQLTTAGSGHIKFWKMAKTFTGLKLQGMLGRFGKTSTTDIEGHVELPDGKVVSGSEWGNMLLWDGGLIKVEIRRKAGRTCHKGPIQQFALDEGELITVGADGAVRCWDLETIDAADCVDDSGLFEMEPMNELIVGRNVSLLSMVRSTVPDSTFWFAQDSNGGIWKLDLSFFNTSLDPECLFSFHAGAIKGMDVSGFSHLMATTALDRSVRIFDFLSNTQLTVSHYRQGGSALTWAPRTLSGGEGLLVVGFEDGVVRLLELYKLQSQDAFSRHSVSELHLKQAFKPHNSSVTAISYKHNGMIMATGSLDGTVFFFSVGDKYEPIGFVKVPGPVQDLQWAPQSHDRNTLLVVCQMAHVVEVEAPDTLAPTTGNTYHLQDLPIRHFCFHSIKSRIKRDTELSQRQAMKEKKKKEVQDKEKTPTGEEGEEEKDKEKDKEEDDELPPLFIPSPPSPVHCAFYSTEPGAFWLSVGGYDAGYLYHCKFSEQQSTDLSESKDEPFAYVPVQDADQNAILTVCFCDVRQLLLCGMEDGSIRAYPLETGELQPMHMQAYWALGVHDGRCGSLQQLRVSHDSCFVLSTGADGSIFSFRLLKTEEMELLPEKGHAKLPSLHLDLDTEPAPLDIDDPAADSIETAKQKQEFNRRLQAAELSKQERRKRIGELRIQFKALKELNQSLPEHVRLKPSEMEFDPRFRLEIERRNAEKLAEVRRELAWESEKQRIGLQKLKERFVDSVVCELVTVCAIGSDRKVSTYMLEAPPKKPEQMKEQEQTVQHESPASPEEHDLKEQKDTHADVITVQKTEEALPSPAVVRRRVPPGAGGKLATRQAERLQKAFEKAEKARAKIEKRQREWDELYATKPSEDYEDPEDLRAIQLAKENIGDFKLKTAKDYTVPKHMRMNVEKKTAQLVKLQEQIFQRKNQMNERVLALRDSKVALISQFRSLKHQLLAVQKLLPPEKHRPPPTTPTMSLEETPEKALQYNRKTLESYAVARDKLNNWDNKQEKPKSVLDLMQQNGYQDTGSDEEHTEEEDIHTEEVHILPTESLSESEQEIEDSRNLYLQDKLIKQMEEAVSDFDAKLSDLRFDKSAMDVQMKQADLRHVTLSQELLLLKEFEKRELLLEERRNIYVQEERELRSKLEECKCQLEVKRRDIAKLHESEKVLVSTFQASLGEDNKFADFLTKVFKKKVKRVKKKETPGSDDEEEESEEDSDEESDWDNEEDDEGLDGAAGFDDSVCPPTCDPELFKNALSLREHRLDLEERLHEEKIIADNMKKEYDSLTKKEKIVQNNLKAAEGDLELLYREKQQKINELYVVVPLRLNQIMHLDNPEMLADPNKLLVINASTVKGLQGRIKELEQENNAQKELNRQARQRHRQLRNEVRNMEANCQELKAENEAMMLKKFGKLVDLKALQTLSGNRKLEEMKYENQVQEAKNRKERRMMMAEIDAAKQELTKLTMEHTAQLHRYNSLLNEKKMLEDNIEKSFKKMSFNFIPSRGRDEEDIKRLQLHVQKQAEKINCMKEEISNMARKCGHVLPPSVPQLPPINRRKTLQCKPTKK, encoded by the exons ATGGCCGATGCATTTACAAGCCCGGATTCAAACATCCCAAAGAACCTTCTGCAACTCTC ACATTCATTAGGTTATGACTGCAAGCGAAGAGGAAACCTGCAGCTGCTGGACAAGGACACGCTGGCTTTCGTGGCTGGAAACATGTTGGTCCTTCTAAACATGACCACCAAACAGCAGCGTTATATCCCCAGCTGCAGTGGAGGAGGCATCGGCGCCATTAAG CCTCATCCCAGTAGGAGATATTTTGCCATGGCAGAGAAAGGCAATCAGCCTGATATAATTATTTACGCATATCCATCACTGCAGCCCCATCGTAAGCTCAGAG GAGGCACAGGTAAGGCATACAGCTGTGTGAACTTTAATCGTGACGGCACACTGCTGGCGAGCGTTGGAGGCGCTCCTGATTACATGCTGACGGTGTGGGACTGGAACCAGGAACAAGTGGTGCTGCACGGTAAAGCCTTCTCTCAGGATATCTACCGTGTCACATTTTCACCAGACAACCCGGACCAGCTCACCACCGCCGGCTCTGGACACATCAA GTTCTGGAAAATGGCCAAAACCTTCACCGGTCTGAAGCTGCAAGGCATGCTGGGAAGGTTTGGAAAGACCTCAACGACAGATATAGAAGGCCATGTTGAACTCCCTGATGGGAAG GTGGTCTCAGGTTCAGAGTGGGGAAACATGCTATTATGGGATGGAGGTCTGATAAAGGTTGAGATCAGACGGAAAGCCGGGCGCACCTGTCACAAAGGGCCTATACAGCAGTTTGCACTGGATGAAGGAGAGCTGATAACTGTGGGGGCCGATGGAGCAGTCAGG TGCTGGGATTTGGAAACCATCGATGCGGCAGACTGTGTGGACGACAGTGGGCTGTTCGAGATGGAGCCCATGAACGAACTGATCGTAGGCCGCAATGTGAGCCTTTTGTCCATGGTCAGGAGCACCGTCCCAGATTCCACTTTCTGGTTTGCACAG GATTCTAATGGAGGAATCTGGAAACTGGACTTGTCATTCTTCAATACA agcCTAGATCCTGAGTGTCTTTTCTCATTTCACGCTGGTGCAATCAAGGGAATGGATGTGTCTGGATTCAGTCACCTGATGGCCACCACTGCATTAGACC GTTCAGTAAGGATTTTTGACTTCCTTTCCAACACGCAGCTCACAGTCAGCCATTACAGACAGGGAGGAAGCGCTCTCACCTGGGCCCCTCGTACG ttgTCTGGTGGTGAGGGTCTCCTTGTGGTGGGCTTTGAGGATGGCGTTGTGCGTCTGTTGGAGCTCTATAAACTTCAGAGCCAAGATGCATTTTCCAGACACAGTGTCTCAGAGCTTCATCTCAAACAGGCTTTCAAACCCCATAATTCATCTGTGACAGCCATCTCTTACAAGCACAATGGGATGATCATGGCTACCGGG agtTTGGATGGCACAGTGTTCTTTTTCTCAGTGGGGGACAAATATGAGCCAATCGGTTTTGTGAAAGTTCCAGGACCGGTGCAGGATCTGCAGTGGGCTCCTCAGTCACAT GACAGAAACACTCTGTTAGTTGTATGTCAGATGGCTCATGTCGTGGAGGTCGAAGCTCCTGACACACTTGCTCCCACTACAGGAAACACATACCATCTGCAGGACCTTCCCATCAGGCACTTCTGCTTTCACAGCATCAAATCACGCATTAAG AGGGACACAGAGTTATCCCAAAGACAGGccatgaaggagaagaaaaagaaagaggttCAGGATAAGGAAAAAACTCCTACAGgggaagagggagaggaagagaaagacaaagagaaagacaaagaggaagatgatgagCTACCACCACTCTTTATCCCCAGTCCCCCCAGTCCTGTTCACTGCGCTTTCTACTCTACTGAGCCTGGAGCATTCTGGCTTTCTGtg gGAGGCTATGACGCTGGGTATCTGTATCACTGTAAGTTCTCAGAGCAGCAGTCTACAGACTTGTCAGAAAGCAAAGATGAGCCATTTGCTTATGTCCCAGTCCAAGATGCCGATCAAAACGCCATCCTCACTGTCTGCTTctg TGACGTGAGGCAGCTGCTTCTGTGTGGGATGGAGGACGGCAGTATCCGAGCATATCCTCTGGAGACTGGGGAACTGCAGCCAATGCACATGCAGGCATACTGGGCACTCGGCGTTCATGATGGCCGGTGTGGAAGCCTCCAGCAGCTCCGTGTCAGCCATGACAGCTGCTTTGTGCTGAGCACCGGCGCTGATGGAAGCATTTTCTCCTTCAGGCTGCTGAAGACGGAAGAGATGGAGCTATTACCTGAGAAGGGACACGCCAAACTGCCCTCGCTACATCTCGACCTGGACACAGAGCCTGCACCTCTTGATATAGATGACCCTGCTgctgacag tatagAGACAGCTAAACAGAAGCAGGAGTTTAATCGCAGACTTCAGGCAGCTGAATTGAGTAAGCAGGAGCGCCGTAAGAGGATCGGTGAGTTGCGAATCCAATTCAAAGCCCTGAAGGAGCTTAACCAGAGTCTGCCGGAACATGTCCGCCTGAAGCCCTCG GAGATGGAGTTCGATCCCCGTTTCCGTTTAGAAATAGAGAGAAGGAACGCAGAGAAATTGGCAGAAGTGAGGAGAGAATTAGCCTGGGAGTCGGAGAAACAACGTATCGGCCTGCAGAAACTCAAGGAGAG GTTTGTAGACTCAGTCGTGTGTGAACTAGTGACAGTGTGTGCGATCGGGAGTGATCGCAAGGTTTCCACCTACATGTTGGAAGCTCCACCCAAAAAACCAGAACAGATGAAGGAACAGGAACAAACCGTGCAACATGAAAGCCCAGCCTCGCCGGAGGAGCATGACCTTAAGGAACAGAAAGACACTCATGCTGATGTCATCACTGTTCAGAAAACCG AAGAAGCTTTACCTTCCCCAGCAGTGGTAAGGCGGCGAGTGCCACCGGGAGCCGGTGGCAAGCTGGCGACCAGACAAGCTGAGAGACTGCAAAAGGCATTCGAGAAAGCGGAGAAAGCCCGTGCCAAGATAGAAAAGAGGCAAAGAGAGTGGGATGAACT CTATGCTACCAAACCCAGCGAGGACTACGAGGATCCAGAAGACCTCCGTGCAATCCAGTTGGCCAAAGAGAACATTGGTGACTTTAAACTGAAAACGGCGAAGGACTATACAGTGCCAAAGCACATGAGGATGAATGTGGAGAAGAAGACAGCTCAGTTGGTTAAGCTCCAGGAGCAG ATTTTCCAGAGGAAAAACCAGATGAATGAGCGTGTATTGGCCTTGCGAGACTCAAAGGTAGCTCTCATTTCCCAGTTCCGCTCCCTCAAGCACCAGCTGCTGGCTGTCCAGAAACTCCTCCCCCCAGAGAAGCACCGCCCACCACCCACCACACCCACTATGAGCCTAGAGGAGACTCCTGAGAAGGCACTGCAGTACAACCGTAAAACACTGGAAAGCTACGCCGTAGCACGGGACAAATTGAACAACTGGGACAACAAGCAGGAGAAGCCTAAGAGTGTGCTGGATTTGATGCAACAGAACGGGTACCAGGACACAGGTTCAGATGAAGAACACACAGAGGAggaagacatacacacagaggagGTGCACATACTCCCCACGGAGAGCCTCAGTGAGTCTGAGCAGGAGATAGAGGATAGTCGCAATCTTTATCTGCAAGACAAACTGATAAAACag ATGGAGGAGGCCGTGTCTGATTTCGATGCTAAGCTGAGTGACCTACGTTTTGACAAGAGCGCAATGGACGTGCAGATGAAGCAGGCTGACCTCCGACACGTTACACTGTCCCAAGAGCTCCTGCTGCTTAAAGAGTTTGAGAAGAGAGAGCTTCTGCTAGAGGAGAGGCGAAACATCTACGTGCAGGAGGAGAGAGaactcagg tcAAAGCTGGAGGAGTGTAAGTGCCAGCTGGAGGTAAAGAGAAGAGACATAGCAAAGCTGCATGAGAGTGAGAAAGTGCTCGTGTCAACGTTCCAGGCTTCGCTTGGAGAAGACAACAAGTTTGCAGATTTCCTCACCAAAGTCTTTAAGAAGAAGGTCAAACGAGTAAAGAAGAAAGAGACGCCTGGCAGCGATG atgaagaagaggagagtGAGGAAGACTCTGATGAAGAGTCAGACTGGGACAATGAGGAGGATGATGAAGGATTGGATGGAGCTGCTGGCTTTGACGATAGCGTCTGTCCTCCAA cctgtGACCCGGAGCTTTTCAAGAACGCTTTAAGTTTGAGGGAACATCGTCTGGATTTGGAGGAGCGTTTGCATGAGGAAAAGATTATAGCAGACAACATGAAGAAGGAGTATGACTCACTGACCAAGAAA GAAAAGATCGTGCAGAACAACCTGAAAGCAGCAGAGGGCGACCTGGAGCTCTTATACCGAGAGAAGCAGCAGAAAATCAATGAGCTTTATGTAGTTGTACCTCTGAGATTAAACCag ATTATGCATCTGGATAATCCAGAGATGCTCGCCGACCCGAACAAGTTGCTGGTGATAAACGCATCAACTGTGAAGGGACTGCAAGGGCGCATTAAGGAGTTGGAGCAGGAGAATAACGCTCAGAAGGAATTAAACAGACAAGCACGTCAACGACATCGTCAGCTCCGAAACGAAGTCAGAAATATGGAGGCCAATTGTCAGG AGTTAAAGGCAGAGAACGAGGCGATGATGTTGAAGAAGTTTGGGAAGCTGGTGGATTTAAAGGCTCTGCAGACTCTGAGCGGCAACCGGAAGCTGGAAGAGATGAAATATGAGAATCAAGTGCAAGAGGCTAAGAATAGGAAGGAGCGCAGGATGAtgatg gcaGAAATTGACGCTGCCAAGCAGGAGCTGACCAAACTGACCATGGAGCACACAGCACAACTGCACAGATACAACAGCCTGCTGAATGAGAAAAAGATGCTGGAGGACAATATCGAAAAAAGTTTTAAGAAGATG agTTTTAATTTCATTCCCTCCCGGGGCCGTGACGAAGAGGACATCAAAAGGCTCCAGCTGCACGTCCAGAAACAGGCAGAGAAAATTAATTGTATGAAGGAGGAGATCAGCAACATGGCTCGCAAATGTGGCCATGTTCTACCCCCGAGTGTGCCACAATTACCCCCCATCAACAGAAGAAAAACCCTTCAGTGTAAGCctactaaaaaataa